The Mustela erminea isolate mMusErm1 chromosome 10, mMusErm1.Pri, whole genome shotgun sequence genomic sequence AGTAAATGGTTAAGAAACATTGTTAATATTGTCAATGTGGGTAAATGAGAAAGCCAGGAAGTAATTTTCCCCTCCTCAGAGTTCCTTTTTCCTAGGGGCCAAGCTGAGGTTTTTCTGGCCCTTGGGCTGGACCCATGGAGAGCACTGTGACccatggggtggggcaggggaccAAGACCTATAAAAAAAGAGCACCGCCCTTATGTGGACTCTATGTCATAGAGGCTGCAGCTGCCCTGTCCAGGCGCACCCTCGGCACACTACAGAAGCTTCCTGTGCCCATGGGGCCTTCTCAGCCTGTCCGTGCCCCTCGGCCCCGGGGCCTAAGCTCCCCCTACCGTAGGCCAAGGCTAGGCTGGCCTCGGCCTCGATTTCCAAAGATGTTCAAGCGTAGCCGCAGAACGTACCGGCAGAAACCCCAAGGCCCAGCTGCCACCCCTGCAGCCACCAATCCTGCCACTGTGGCCACAGATATCAACGACACTCCTACCGCCACCACCAGTGTGTGGATCCTTCCGCCACAAGGTTAGCCAAGGGCCTCCTGGCAGGGTGGGAGTTCGGAAAACCAGGGATTTCAAACCAAACCAGTTGGGAAAACCAGGGAAAACCATTCGTTTTCCCCCATCTTAGCCCTGCAGAGGCACTCTAGGGGGCATACCCTGTGTGAAATACCACCCTCAAAGTATGGTGGGGTCTCAATGGCAGACGTCCTAAAGGCTGAGAGCCTTAATGGAGGGTGTATTGGCTGAGAGAGGAGGGCCTGGGGAACTGTGACTCTTAAGAACAGTGGAGCTTCCGGGACTGCTGTCTTCCTCAcactctcccctctcctttctctcctcagtTCTCAGACACCTCTGTCAACCTGGCAGCTTTCTGATCTTCTAGAAATGTCCAGAAACTAGTCCAGAAGCTTGGCTGGCTCCAGACCTGCATCTCCTAGGGGCCATGGGTGGTTAACAGCAGGCAAATACAATCATTTCTGTTGCAGCTGCTTACTCCACTGTAAGGGGTTTCCAGACAACTATGCTGGGTAGGAGGGTGGGTTTGGGGGCTGAATGCTCCCAGGGACAGGCTTCAGTGCAGACAGCTGGGATCACAGTTAGACAACGGAAGGACAGGACAAGGTCAGCAATGCACACCATTTCTCAACGCACACCTCAGCTTTTGGTCAGCCCTATGAGGTAGGGGGCATTTCCCCCCACTGCACAGGGAAAAGGGTTTCCACAGACATCTTGGAAGTTACAGGGAGCCAGGTCCTTGAGGAGGGTGGTAGAGGCATGGATCAGACAGGGACCGGATGAGAGATTTTAGGACTTGAGTCTAACTCCTGGAGTGCTTCAGTGTGAGCTGTATGTGGCTCTGTGGCTGCGGTGGTCAGTGTGTGGATGTAGTCGGGGTGTATGTGAGGCCAGGACAATGGGAGTGTAAATGGACGTGTGGGTGGGTGTGCCTCCGTGCATCCAGGTGTGTTTGTTAGGGTATGTGTGTGCCGGAGGGAGGCATCCCGGAGAGGAATGAAGGTCAGGAATGGGGTGTGGGCAGCCTGAGGCAGGAGGTTGCTTCTGGGGAGGGCAGGCCACCTTCAACCCCTGAGCTATTCCCTGAGGCCAGTGTGTTCCGGGACTTTCAGCTGGGCTGGGCGGTTAGGGGTGGGGCCAGACCAAGCGATTCCAGAAAGGGGGAGGGTGCTGAACTCCGGCCTGGGGATTTTCCATTTGGCTTTCTGAGTGTGTGCCCATGTGTCATCAGGTGTAACTGGATTGCTGTGGGGTGTGTCTCCATGGCGTTGTGTCTTAGTGGCGGGAAACACTGTGAGGGACTCTTCTCAAAGGTGTCACTGTATGCATGGGTGTGTGTCTGGGGCTCCCCTTCCctgagggttgggggtgggaatgAAGCCTGAAAGCCATGGCCTGGCCCCCTGGGGCTTCAAAAAGCCTGGGAGGAGAAAGTGAATTGTCTCTGTGTCCTTCGATTCCAAGGCTTGCCAGACACCAGGACCCAGAGAGGCGGGACCAGGCAGAGACGTCATTGCCACATTGCACCCAGACTGCGCAGGTTGGGGGATGAGGCTCCTCGGGTGTGGGGGAAGTGGTGTTGAACCTCAGTCAAAGCAGGAAGATGGCTGGGCTGCTGCCCAAGGCCCACCAAGGGGCCCACACGTTTAAAGACACATGTCACAGTCCGTGAACATATGCAGACATGTAAACAGAAGTAGACTCACATACACACAATGCAACAAACACAGGTGCATGCAAGTACAGGCTTATAAACAGAGCTACACACTGCCACTAATGCATGTGGACCTCCCCAGCTGGCAGAtgcacccacacatacacatgttTATGAAAGAACATACGCTGACATAAACATGCATGCATCTTGAACGAGCACCTAAGCATATAGATGGACACATGCAATCACACTCATGCAACCcaggcacacacagacacacgcacacatgcagacacactcACCAGACTTCCCTGCCCCTGCAGCCCTGGAACCCAGAAGCTTCCCTCCCCTAGAAgagtgggtgtatgtgtgtgtgtgcgcacacacttgtgtctgtgtgtatctgtgtctctgagaatgtgtgtatgtgtgtgtgtgtgtgtgtgtgtgagtgtgagagagacggggtctgggggtggggaatgcTGAACTGTGGGAACCTGATGACATCATCTCTTCTGGCTATTTTTAGCTCCCTCTGCAATGACGGGCTCCTCCAGGGCCCCTCCCCTTCCAGGCTCCCAGAGGCAGCCGAAGCCAGAGGGCACCCACCACTCCAGTCTAGGTGACCCCTGCATGACTGGGTACTGTTCACTCGTTCCCACCCCACCAGAGCTTCCTGGGGGTTGAGAACACCAGAGGAAGAGGCTTGGGCCATGTGGCAGCCTGGAGCAGGGGCCTGGGTTAGGTGAGCAGACCTGGCTGGTCTCCAGCACCTAGGgttcctctgcttctgcttttcaATCTGAAACTCAGTCTCAGTCAGTAGTGCCTGCCCTGTGCCAGGGAGGGTGCCAAGTTCTGGAGATAGAGCAGTGTGCAAGACAGCAGGAGTTCTTCCTGGGGGGTGTTACAGCTCGGTGGGAGACAGACATGAGACAGATTACACAGGTACTGCACCAGGCTGTGGCAAGGACTCCGAACATTGGTGGCAGGGGGACTTGGTCTGGGATgatgttctctgtctctttgtaGCTCCTGGAGATAACCTGAGGGAACCAGAGGGGCACCCTCCCCAACCTTGCACCTTCTACCCTGACAACCACACTCCAGAATTCCATAGAGCAGAGCTTCCTCCTCGTACCCCAGGAAGTGCTCCCAACATTGCCTCAAACCAGCATCCAAGTGGTGCCCCCCACCATTCATGGTGTGGTTCTTTGGAACCTTCCACGAGTGATCCCTTGGAGCCTGTCCTGAGTCCTCCATCTGTAGAtgagagggcagggcaggcccaCACCTCCTAAGGCCCGGGCAGCAGCACAAGGAGAtgagaggctgagggaggaagAAGCGCTAGAGGCACAGATGTGGGAAGAGCGAGGGATGGGGTCAGGAGGGGAGGACAGTGGCCTGAGGGGTCCTTGtccagagaaggcttcctgctcCAGCCCACCTCTGGGCAGCCACCAGAAAATCGGGTTTGGCAGCTTCGGCAAGAGcccagaggctggaggggaggtccAGACAGCTCCGGGGAGGCTGCCTGGGGGCAGACTCATCTTCAAACCCAGAGTCCAGTCAGGCCCCAGGCTGAGCAGTCCTGTTGGGGTAGCATTTTGTAATACTCGGACCCTTTGGAGTTGGAGGGAATAGCTCTAAGCTGCAGGCAGGAGCCTAGAATTCCAGTGCTTGTCTACCCTAAACCCTAGTGTGATCCGTGGAAAGTCCTGCCCCCTTTCCAGAAAGGAGTGCAAGAAGGCAGTCTCCCCATCCCCAATTCC encodes the following:
- the P3R3URF gene encoding PIK3R3 upstream open reading frame protein, translated to MGPSQPVRAPRPRGLSSPYRRPRLGWPRPRFPKMFKRSRRTYRQKPQGPAATPAATNPATVATDINDTPTATTSVWILPPQVLRHLCQPGSFLIF